Within Vicia villosa cultivar HV-30 ecotype Madison, WI linkage group LG1, Vvil1.0, whole genome shotgun sequence, the genomic segment aattttaattttacaaaaatcttttatatatatatatatatatatatatatatatatatatatatatatatatatatatatatatatatatatatatatatatatatatatatatatatatatatatatatatatatatatggaaatgCTATAACACACCGATTCATTTGTATTAAAGTGTGCATTAGCATAATGCACCTTCATAATTTAACAATAAAACATTTTCTCTCTTAATTATGATTAATtgaatttcatttaaaattatattttcataTCTAAAACTAGGTTTCTCTCTTACTTTAGtcaattaatttatataactGTTTAGTATTTTAACGGCCAGCTGAAAAAACCAAAGTCCTTTAACGTTGTTATATTCCATACTAatcatatttttctttttctacaaAAACAAATTTGTAAGTAAATTTATACATATTCTTTAGTACCAGTAGTAATTGaaattaacatttaaaattaACATTGTGAATCAAATCGATTACTATTTTTTTAgtaatcaaatttttttaatgaaacaattttatttagttatattttttagTGTTCAAtcttttttctatttaattttaataaattttgttgGGTATTTTATGAACATTATGAACATGTAATATCTTTATTTGTAGTGTATTTTAaccatcaaaaaatattttttacaaaaacaattttataatgaaaaaaataaattctttgtatatttttttgacaaacacttgTTAAAGAAATTTTATAAAGTTGTTTCAGTTAAACAATTGAATATTATTTTGTTTGAGTtgtaattcaaaaaataaaattatcaaagttttttcttttggttataattattattattggtaCTAAACAATATgcactaatttaattaaaaaatgttttttaaaacaGTCACGTTAAAGGACTTTGTTCTTTAAGCACCAAATTGATAGTTAAAGTGCCAAATAGCTACATTAATtaattgaaatgaaaaataaagagaaatttagtttttgttattcacactattttttttttactttcagactttcttttacaaaattttttattttgttttgaactttttttaatttaaaaaaaaaaattattttcagaattttttatttttaaattttttatttttttttggaaaaaatatgattttttatttttagaattttatgaaaaattaatttatataattaaaccagtttataaaaGAAAACTGGTTTTGAACCGGTTTTAAACTGAatctgaattgtttaaattaaacggtgcagttcattaaccatttaagtgATTCAGTTTTTTTATGGTGCAATTCACTTCAGTTTCAGTATACAATttaattaaccatatttttgaacacccctatttTGGATTATAGTTGTGCCATCCTTTTTAGGGCGAGGATTTTGAGTTTTAGTGGTATTTGAGCACCTCTCATGGTGTTGTAGACTTGTCATTTTTTGTTCTTCTGGTTTTTAAACAGAGCGGTTTACATCCATAGTTGGCCTAGATGCAGGTCCTGCTGGCGGTTGAACCAACCAGTCCGATCAAACTTTTATCACCTTATTTTTTAGAACCAGTTTGGATATAACCAAACAAAACTAGTTGTGGAAAAAAGAGAGTATGTTGGTTCTAAAATCCAACTGTAACAAGTGGTTTATATAGAAACTGATTGGTTATAgcttatacaaataaataacctATTCACGAGCAATCCTATTATACAAATCCTAAACGGACTAGTAAGCCACATTATTTTTAGTCAAAGTCGCCATAAAATCTGTGATCCTTGTATTTATGTGTCTGTCAAGAAATATGCAGGGTAAAATGATACTTAAACTTCATAGTTCATACTCACAGTTCCTCACAAAACTAGTCAACTCAATGACCTACTTGTACAACTCCAAATATATTTTAATCGAACCGGTGTAATCTCATGATTACTTACGAACTGTTCCTAATTTGGTCCCCTATAAACGTGACATGGATAGTAGGAATGATACCAGAGTTGGAGAGAAGCCTATCATGAATGATAGACGGCAAAATATTGACGCATAATGGTTAGGCCAGCAATAAAATAGAGTCGAATAAAAACACTACAAGCATAAACTTGAGTACAACCAGTTACACTGTTTTACAAGACTTTATATGCCTTCTCATTTCAAGATCGGCCATAATTTGGTATTACCCAACCCTTATTCTCGTGTCAGTTTTTAGACACCTATCACAGTTTTGCAGGAGGCTGGTACCAGCCCCATGGTTCGTCAGAGATATACTGAGTCACTTGCTTCACACTCAAGTAATTGTCAAGTCCCCTGaaaaaaatccaataaaaaaaTCAGACTCGAGCTCAAATAAGATTAGGTTTAGCGAACTTGTTTATATCACACACCATATCTGACAATAATAGAGGTTAAGGTATGTAGTCTCTATAGCAATTGCGTAACAATTAATTGTGTCACCAATCCTTTCTGACACTCTTAGACCAAGGAAACATGCAATTTGGATGCCACTGGGGAAGGGGGTCCTAgcattggattttatttcattatacACAAAGGGTCTATTTATTAATATAACTAATTTAGACGTGGCTATGCACATGAATGCCTACTATAATTACTTGAATTTTACAGTGCAAGGGATGCAACATTGCCATGATCTTTTCATAGTTTTATTGACTTTTAGATTGAATTTAGTTGTACAAGATTTGATGATCAATAAACTGTCAACAGGGAATGGTACTAGTGCATTCAAAAATCCATTGACTTCACCTtttaactgtttttttttttaatattaagaaGTTGTCATCACTTCTTCATCCAGAGAAAAATAAATGGAAAGAGTCATTTATGAAAATTTTCATGTTTGCTAAACAAGAAAATAGAGTCATACCATTCTCCTAGTTCACGGCCAAAACCACTACGTTTGATGCCTCCCCATGGAGCTTGAGTGAAGCATGGCTGAGAGCAATTGACCCATACGATTCCGGCCTTAAAAGCCTGCATCAGAGCAAGATAAAATGATTAATTGAAACGAAAACTCAATTATTTAGTTGTTTTCTGTGATAACCTATGATCAGTCCCACCTTAGTAACACGCTCACATCTTTCTAGATCATTTGATATTACAGCAGCACCTAAGCCATAGCTGTAGAAGACCAAAGTATTAGATACCAatccaaaaaagaagaaaaaactgtATACAGATGAAGTTAATGGCAGTTCGCAGAAAATCAACTCACACAGTGTCATTTGCTAGGTGAATAGCTTCTTCCTCAGTGCTAAACGTTTTCACACAGAGGACAGGTCCAAATACTTCTTCTCTCCAAATTTGCAAGGAAGTAGTCACATCAGTTATGATGGTTGGTTCAATAAAGAATCCTTTCTTTAGATGCTGTCATTGCATTTGAAAACACACAATCAAAAATCATGGCAATTGCAGATATACCGAACTGAACACTCTTGCACAGAAAGCATAATCATACCTCTGGTCGAGACCCACCAGTCAAAATGGTTGCACCCTCGCTCTTAGCATTGGCAACAAACTTCAATATTTTTTCATACTGAACCATATAATGTGAATATTAGATATAGCATAATCATGTAATACAAGAGAAATAACTTAGTATTACTAAAATGTTTTCATTGAATATGAAGAATCAATTTGAATATGCAAAAGCATACCCGTCTTTTACTTTACAGAGTTTAGAAGATACGTTAAGTAAATATATGTGACGGATCAATTTGAACATGCAAAAGCATACCCGTCTTTTTCCTTAAATATTCATCGATACATTTACTTTGAATAATAATAAGCAACTTGGACATGCAAAAGCATACCCATCCTTTACTTTACAGATTTCACAAAACATGTCAAGTAAACATATAGCGTGTACATTGTACAGAAATAAGAAGTGAAAATATACCTGTCCTTCACTAACAACAGGTCCTAGCCTGCAACCTTCTTCCAAGGGATCTGAAATTTTGATGTttttgatccatttcaccatccTATTCAAAAATTCTGTTGCTATACTTTCCTGAAATAATAGAAGTATCTTAGCTTTATCAGTTTTGTAGATGAATGACGACAAAATCCCTACAACCAAATCTGTACGACAAAATTCTAGCACAATTGAAGTTAGTATGATAAGTCCCATATAAGCAGACAACAGAAAAATGTAATGAAAGTTACAATTACTTGTGGAGTGGGATCTATCTGTTATACTTACATGTACAATAAGGCGGGAAGTTGCACTGCATATCTGACCATTTGTCCAGAAGCAGCCAAAGAGGGCCCATTCAGCAGCTTTTAATCACGGAAAATGGAGATAAGTACATTAAGTAATACTAGGTAATAGATAAAATTTTCTCACTCACAATGCGAGAAAAATAACATAATAAGTTGTATTGGAGAAGGAACTTACCCTTATCAAGGTCAACATCCTCAAAAACaattaatgggctttttccaccaAGCTCCAGTGAAACAGGCTGCCAGAAAACCACAAATTTGGTATTACGGCTGAAACtcatgaaaatagaaaataaaaatatgaataggAAAAAAAGTCTCCAAACTCTTATTGAGTGTGAGTCAGCTTGTCATTTCATTAAAACAAAAGGAAATATGAACTGTACATAATTTGCAAAGAACACTTCTTAAAAATACCTTGACCAGCTGAGCTGCAGCTGTCATGATTTTGCTCCCAGTTGCAGAGCTTCCAGTAAAAGCAACCTGTTAGAAATGTCCAATGTTGGACATGGGATCATAATAGCTTTAGAACATGATAGCAAAATTAATGTGAGACACATAATACGATACGATCCTGTATAAGTCCAAATCTATTAAAATCTAAAGACAATTGAACCTTGTCAACATCGGGATGCGTTGCCAAAGGAGCACCAGCTTCAGGTCCTAATCCAGTTAGAATATTCAACACACCTGGCGGAAGACCCACTTCTTTGCATATTTCGCCCAACTCCAAGCAGGTTctaaaattgtaagtaaaacacattagaaaaaacaaaacaaagaactaAGTTTGTAAGAGTCTATGAGAACATACAAAGATGCCAATTCAGATGGCTTCAGTATCGCAGCACAGCCCGCAGCAAGTGCAGGAGCAACCTTCCATGTCGCCATCAACATAGGATAATTCCTAAAAAAACATTTGATTAAGAATTAACA encodes:
- the LOC131635908 gene encoding aminoaldehyde dehydrogenase 2, peroxisomal, translated to MDFPIPTRQLFINGDWKAPVLNKRIPVINPATQNIIGDIPAATKEDVDAAVAAAKTALNRNKGADWATASGAVRAGYLRAIAAKVTEKKPVLAKLESIDSGKPLDEAAWDIDDVAGCFEYYADLAEKLDARQKAPVSLPMDTFKSHVLREPIGVVGLITPWNYPMLMATWKVAPALAAGCAAILKPSELASLTCLELGEICKEVGLPPGVLNILTGLGPEAGAPLATHPDVDKVAFTGSSATGSKIMTAAAQLVKPVSLELGGKSPLIVFEDVDLDKAAEWALFGCFWTNGQICSATSRLIVHESIATEFLNRMVKWIKNIKISDPLEEGCRLGPVVSEGQYEKILKFVANAKSEGATILTGGSRPEHLKKGFFIEPTIITDVTTSLQIWREEVFGPVLCVKTFSTEEEAIHLANDTVYGLGAAVISNDLERCERVTKAFKAGIVWVNCSQPCFTQAPWGGIKRSGFGRELGEWGLDNYLSVKQVTQYISDEPWGWYQPPAKL